The genomic window TAGTCATGCAATGGCGACTAGACTTTGAGCTTAGAGTAGTTCCAGATGGCTCAGTTGAGGGTTTATTCTTGTAGGCACCCATCAAGCGGAGAAATTTGTCCCTCCGTTCGTCACTTCCAAACTCAGTCCTACCCCACTGGCCAAGCTGtcgaagaacaaaaaaacaaaaaactaatttGATGTTTTATGGTATAGGAAGCTTTCGGCTTCAGTTGTAAGAATTGACCTGTAATGGATAGAAAATCTTGCCATGCAATCTTATCTTAGGGCTTATCTTGCAGGGTTACATTGATTATTGCTGAGAAGTTAATTCTCCATTTCATTTACAGTGGCTATTCACCAACTGTGAATCTCTCTGAACCTTCCACCTCACCCTCCCTCAATTTCCTTTGCTCCAAGCAAAATGCCACACTTTTGGTCTCCCCAGGCCTTTCTCTCATATTAAGGCCCAGTCATCCTTTGAAGACAACATACAAGGTAATGTTTTTCAAACATGATATTTCATCTCAAAGAACTTCccttgctttttgtttttaacctgAAACATTGTCTTAATGTGATTTACCTGTGATGAAGATTTTTCATCTGattttccaatttcttttccatttccttgGTTAGTTTCAGAAGGGTCATCGTTTTCTTCACATttggcctttttcttttttttttcttttcctctaaATCTAATTCTTGTCCAACAGTTTCCTCATCTGAATGATTTCGTTTGGTCTTTCCTTCCACTTTAGTTTGAGAGTCTTGTTCTCTTTCTTCCTTCTCTGCCTTCTTTTTCTTAGCCTTGTGTCTTCCCTCCTTAACTTCAACATCATTGATTGTCCTTTTTTTCGTATTGCTTCTAGATTCCTCAACCATGTCCTCCATGTCTGAAGTTTCTTtagcttcattttctttcttctttttctttcgatcGCGTTTCAACTTTCTCTCGATATCCACATCATTGGTATCAAGTTTTGATTCTTCCTTTTCAAGATCCATTTCTACTGccactaatttctccttttttcgcttaggtttttttctttcttcagtgtTATCCTCCTCTATGTTGCCTTTTGACCCTGCTTTTGAGCCTTCACTCACAAATTTTGTCTCAGCAATTCCCtcattctcttttgatttcaacttcttctttttcttgttttttccttcttccatTTCTTCAGCTTTATCACCCCTGTCTAAAAGGTGTTTTGACTCTTCAACTGAGATTTTGCAATCAACTTTTGTTTCTGagatttcttcttctccttttgatgtctttttctttctctcatggtttccttcttccttttcatcAGTTTCATCATCTTCTTTAATGTGTTTTGACACTGAATCTAAGACTTTGCTTTCAGCTTTCATTTTTGAGCTATTCCCttctccttttaattttttcttcttttccttgtgtcttctctcttctctttcttcacCTTTATCTTCCTCTGAGTTACCTATCAACATTGCATTTAAGACCTCGCTTTCAGCTCTTGCTTTGGAGACTTTCTCCTCCCCGttagctttctttttcttttccttgctttttctctctttcatttctttacttttctctttctcaGTTATATGGTCTTTTGACTCCTCATCTGAgactttttccttctcttttgatttcctcttcttttccttgtattttctcttttctatttcttccTCTTTGCCTTCCTCTAAATTGCATTTTGACACTGTCCTTGAGCCTTCTCCTTCACCTTTTGTTTCGGAGATTTCCTCATCCTCTTTtgatttcttcttctttttcttttttattccatcATCTCTTTCTTCAGTTTTATCTTCCtttaaattatgttttgatTCCTTCTTTGGTACTTCACCTTCAGCTTTCATTTCGGATATTTGGTCTTCCCCTTTcaatttcctcttctttttcttaagCTTCTTCTCCTCTCTCTCTCCTGGTTTGTCTTCATCTTCCTCTAGACACCTGCCTTCAGCTTTTATGGCCAGTTCACTCATGAGATTGCCACCCCTACAACAGAAAAAGTATAACAATCTTTCATCTTTGTGACAGGTCAAATATAGCAAACTCAAACCCAGAGAGCATGTTATTGCACAAGAAACTCAAAGAGTTTGTAGATAGTGGCTAGATACATGTAAAAGGTAGAGTCTCACAAGCCCAGCTTTTTCATATCTAGTTACCAGagcttatttatttttcaaaactaaagCAACTAAGAAGAAAGCTATTCCCCCTCCCCTGATGGGATGATAGTCCATTGAAAGTTTCCCATTCCACCCTGTCCTTTCTTTTGGGTTACCTGTACTATTAGTGGGAGGATAGCAAACATTTTTCCTCTGGAGTGTACCAGATTAGCCTCTAACTTAAATCAAGGGATATGTGTTTATGATcataaatttacttttttttcgaACTGACACACCAATGGCAAACAGCTGTCTGTAGATTATACCTTGGACAATATCTACATGGggcatttatttattttttcagttcacTCTCACAGTTTCTCCTTCCCTCAAGGTGTATGAATTGGAACCAGCCAACTTTCCTGAAGACATGATGAAGCTCTGAGGGGTTATCATGTTTGCTCTTATAACCCCGTGTAGGTTTTTAACTTCTAGAGCCATCAAATGGAATGCAGTCgaaggagggtctcaatggggttaatTGTTAGatgtaaaatgaccaaaaaaatcagccatcgaaaaacttttcttttaaacacaaaagaagGAAGTTAATCATTGAAggtaaaatggtcaaaattttaaccattaacgGTAAAAGGTATCACCCCTCTGAGAACCTCTTGTAGAGGGGTCTAATCAGAGGGGGGACTATTGACAAGGAGAGAGGGAAGGCTTATTACAAAGGAGGGTTTGTTAAGGGGAATGGGGTTTCACTGAGGCAGAGCATTCATTCAATACCAATTCAGGGTAGCATCGCATCCTAAGGGAGTAAAGGTAATCCTAGTCGCTTCATACAACAGAGTCCTG from Pocillopora verrucosa isolate sample1 chromosome 8, ASM3666991v2, whole genome shotgun sequence includes these protein-coding regions:
- the LOC131797742 gene encoding LOW QUALITY PROTEIN: cylicin-2 (The sequence of the model RefSeq protein was modified relative to this genomic sequence to represent the inferred CDS: inserted 1 base in 1 codon); amino-acid sequence: MSELAIKAEGRCLEEDEDKPGEREEKKLKKKKRKLKGEDQISEMKAEGEVPKKESKHNLKEDKTEERDDGIKKKKKKKSKEDEEISETKGEGEGSRTVSKCNLEEGKEEEIEKRKYKEKKRKSKEKEKVSDEESKDHITEKEKSKEMKERKSKEKKKKANGEEKVSKARAESEVLNAMLIGNSEEDKGEEREERRHKEKKKKLKGEGNSSKMKAESKVLDSVSKHIKEDDETDEKEEGNHERKKKTSKGEEEISETKVDCKISVEESKHLLDRGDKAEEMEEGKNKKKKKLKSKENEGIAETKFVSEGSKAGSKGNIEEDNTEERKKPKRKKEKLVAVEMDLEKEESKLDTNDVDIERKLKRDRKKKKKENEAKETSDMEDMVEESRSNTKKRTINDVEVKEGRHKAKKKKAEKEEREQDSQTKVEGKTKRNHSDEETVGQELDLEEKKXKKKKAKCEENDDPSETNQGNGKEIGKSDEKSSSQLGQWGRTEFGSDERRDKFLRLMGAYKNKPSTEPSGTTLSSKSSRHCMTKATEDSLTKGLEQQYESAMNFSRNRRGLGLGYNPDEDPSNKLFYIDKTASKSVKLN